CGCCCAGCCCGCGTTCGTTTTGTAGGAACATCACGCGATCACCGCGGGCGAAGCGGCGCGCACCGCGCTCGACGGTTAGGTCCACATCCGCCCCCAGATCACCCGCCTCCCGCATTTTTTGTCGCGCGGCCTCGTTGAGTTCGCGCACCTCGGCATTGGTATGAGTGAGAATGATGCGGCTGGTATCTGGTGCCGCCTGCCGATCGCGATCCCAGCCGGTGATCAGGTCATCGCGTGCCTGCCCCCGCGTCTGGGCCGCATGGACCATGTCTTGGCCGTCATAGGCGCGAATGGCGTCCCGGGTGCGACCGGTCGCCAGATCACGGGTGGCGTCCCTTTGCCAGCCCTCGCGCTGACGGCGTACCTCGCCAATCTCGATACCACCATGGCGTTCATGGAGCGAACGGAAGGCCGCGCCCGCCTCGATGGATTGCAATTGCTGCGGATCGCCGACAAGCACGACTTTCGCCCCGCGTTCGGCGGCTTGAGACAGCACGCGCTCCAGCTGCCGCGTGCCGACCATGCCGGCTTCATCGAGCACCAGCACATCGCGGGCGGTGAGCAGATCGCGACCCTGCGCCCAACCATGTTCCATGCTGGCGATGGTGCGGGATGCAATGCATGAACCGCTTTCGAGATTCTCGGCCGCGATACCGGACAGGGCAACGCCGCGAACCTCATAGCCTGCCGCCTCCCAGGCCTCGCGTGCGACGCCCAGCATGGCGCTCTTGCCGGTCCCGGCATAGCCGACGACGATGCCGAGACCGCGCCCCTCCGTGACATGCGCCAGCGCGTCCCCCTGCTCGCCCGACAGGACCAACCCGCGCGTCGCGGCACGCGCCAGCGCACGTTCCCTGTCCCGGTCGCTGACCCCATGCAACTCCTTCTCCGCCATCAGCTCCGCCGCGCGATGCAGCCGCTGTTCGGCTTCGATCATGTCCCGCGTGGTGAAGCGGTCTTGGCCGCGCAAATCCTGGCCCAATTCGACAAGATCAGGAGACCGGCCCATTGCGCCCATGACCTCGTTGAACTGATCAATGCTGTCGCTGTACCGGTGCGCAAAGCGCGCCATGTCACGGCGCGTGAAACTCGATTGCTGATGGGTGATCGCGTCCAGGGCGATGGACGGATCGGCAATGATCCGTGCGCCGTTGTCGCGGGCGATCTCGCGATGCATCTCCGCGCGGTCGGCGGTGTCCATGCCTTCGATTTCTATACGTTGCGCCGATGCGCCAATCTGAGTTTGCGGCTCCAGCGCGATGCCCTGCGCCTCCAGGCTGCGATGATCGATGCGGGCATCGATGTCGAGTTCCATCAGCCGTTCATTGACGTGTTCGGCCCAGCGTTCGCGCCAGCGCTCAACCATCTCCGTGCGGTTCCAGTCGCGGTTCTTTTTGCCAAAACCACTCTCATCGACTTCGCGCATGGTGAGCATCACATGGGCATGGGGTTTGGGCATGCCATCTTCGACCACGTCCCAATGCACATTCAGATCAGCGACCATGCCCTGATCGACAAATTCGGACTGGGCGAAGTCACGGGCGAGTTCGGTGGCCTGCGCCTTGTTCATCTCGCGCGGGATGGCGAATTCCACCTCGCGGGCAAGCTGCGCGTCTTTCCGCAGTTCGACGGCTTCGACATCGTTCCAGAGCCGTTCGCGGTCCTTCCAAATCTCCGGTGCGTTCTCCGGCAACAACACCTCGGAATGGACGACCCCGCGTTTCCTGGAAAAGTTCTGCTCGCGGTCGAGGCGGTTGTCGCGCAGACGTGCCCCCGCCCGATAGGCGGCCGCGGCCACCGCGCTGCGGCCCGTCTTGCGGGACATGATCTGAACGGAGAGGTGATAGATCGCCATGATGGCAGGTGATCTATGCCGTCTCGGCGCATGTCGGAACGACGTATAAGCGCGCCCTTCCTCGAAAAATTCTCGGGCGGGACCGGGCCGTCCCGCAGCGTCTCGCCGACCCTACAGCCTTCTGGCGGGGGCGCCGTTATCATTGTTCCATCGGCAATTCATGGAGGACAAGATGCGCAAACCACGGAATTTCGATGCGGAACTGAAGGCGCTGGAGGCGAAGGCCAAGGAACTCAAAGCCCGCAAAGTGCAGCAGCTCGGCGAGTTGGTCATCGCCACCGGGACGGATGCGCTCAGTGCCGAGGAACTGGCGGGTGCGCTGGTCGCGCTGGCGGAAATCACCGATACTGGGAAAAAGGAGGCATGGGCAAAACGCGGGGCCGCGTTCTTTCGCAGCAAATCGCGGCGATCTGCGAAAGCGCCTGACCGCGACGGCGGCAGCGATCAAACACAACCGGGCGGCGCGCAACCGGCATCAGGCGGCGCGGGCGCGGCGTGACATGCGGTCCTGGCAGGTCGAGCGCCGCAAGCGCACACGGCATCTGATCGAACTCGGTGGTCTCGTGGTCAAGGCGGGCATCGTGGACCTGACCGGCGATGATCGCGCCATGATCCTCGGCGCGCTGATCTGGATGGCGGAGAAACTTAAGAGCGAGGATGGTGAACGGGCGCGGGAACTGTGGAGCGGAATGGGGAAAGAGGGGTTCGAAGCGGAACGGACGCCAGATGCGCCAACCACCTCGCGGCTGCAACAGGATCAAGCGTGACCAATGGCGGGCAGCGCGGAGACATCGACTATCGCAACACTGTCCGCCATCACGCGGCTTTCTCCATTACTGTTTGGTCCTGCGTGTCGGTTAAACATCTGGCACTGCCGACTCTTGTCGCTTTTCATAGCTAAGTTCAGCACTTGGCGTTGATTTCGTTGACATGCCTCTGTCATAAAAAGCTTCAAGACTGGTTATAGAGCACAGTTCAGTTCGCTGCATTTCCGTCGGCGTGCAGTTCAGCAAGTTCAAAGAGGCCGTTCTCTTATAGGCTGCTTCCTAACTGGCGTTGATAGGGCACAAACTTGGCGGCAACGGAAAGATTCAGGACGACACCAACCAAGAAGCCGAGCGCATCCACGGCGCTCGGCTATTTGATCCCAACCATTAAAATGAATGGTTACTGCTGTGGGGTATGCTGCATGACCGCATCTCCAACTGCCTGACACACCCCTTCAGCAGTTCCCCCTTGCTGGGCCGCGAAATCCTCCAGAGACATTTCCTGACCGGGCATGTCTATTGTGCCATCAAGACCACGTTGTTCTGCGGCTTCCCCTGCTTCGACATCTCCGTCAGGCAGTGTCGCAAGCACGTCGAGTTGCGCCGCAACGGCCTCTGCCCCGACAAAACCTTGCTCTTCACAATGTTTAAGGATGCCGAGTTGATTGCGAATTGCGAGGTAAGCCTGCTCCATTTCAGCTTCGGTCATTTCAGGAGCCTGTGCTGCCTCTTGAGCAAAGCCCATGGTGCTGCTCATCATGATAGTTGATGCAACGATGATACTACGGATCATATTCTGGATACTCCTATGCCATTTTGACCTCGAACAGAGGTATGGTCGCGCCTAACACGCGCGCCTTGAAATGGCAGGGTAACTATCCAGTTATCCAGGAATCCGGCATTTCCCCGCTGATTGTGCGTAGATCTTTCGATGCTTCGAGATAGCCGCGATATAAGGCATCAGGTTTTACTGGCCGGATTGCATCTGCCTAATGGCGAATACGGTGAAGTGTATGCCGACGGAATTGTGTCGCCCGTCAATTCCAGATCGCCCCACCTCCTGTAATATTCTGAACTTATTTATGAAAAAGATAAAAAGGGCCAACCCGGCAGCGGGCTTGGGGAATCAGGTGGCTTGGGGTAGCTGTGCGGGAGCCTTCACTTCATGCTCTGAGGAAGGCTTGGGGTCGGTGGACTTTGTTAACTGGCCCGCCGGCCCCACCTGAGTTGGCCTCCGTTTCACCGGACACCCAAGCGGTTCCGATTGCGCCCATGACGGCCATGCTGCTGCGATCTATTGTTTTTGGGTGATCACTTGAGTGTGGCATCAAACTCGAAGATAGAAGGGTCTTGGTCGCTCGTCGGCGGGATAACCGCGATCTGTGCGTTGAGGATACCAGAACCCGAGAACTCAATTATTGAGGCCACGGTTTCAACCTCGATCTGTCGGACAATGTAACCACCTTCCATCAAATCCTCTTCCCATTCTTTCATGAGTTCGTCGGGATCTCTCGAGGTTCTGAACGAGAACATGCGGATCGTCGAGCCGACGGCCCTATCCGTCAGAACCTCCATATCGGAGGGCAGATCGAGAACATCCGGCAACCACTCCTGTGGAGCCCCCTCCGCGTAAAGGACTACTGTCGAAACCAACGACAACAACACAGCGATCTGCGTATTCCGCAGCCAGCCGCGCAGGTTTCTGAAAGAAGCCTGTAGTGACATGTATGAACTGCTATAATGCGGGAAGACGGTGCCAACAGAATCAGAACAGAGTATCAGAGTCATATTAAAGCCTTATATCACCTTAAGCGGGACGGCCTATTCCTGGGGAAAATGACACTGGAAAGACCTCCTTGAAAGCAGCCTTGTGATCGATCGCCGCGGCGGGAACCATCACTTTCACACGGTCTTGCGCTGCACGAGGAGCTTGTCGATCCGGCGCCCGTCCACATCCACGACCTCGATCTGCCACCCGCCTAGCTCGAAATGTTCGCCCGGTTGCGGCAACATCCCCAACTTTTCCAACACGAGGCCAGCCACCGTTGCGTAGTCGCGATCCCCGTCGAGAACCAACCCTATATGTTCTGCGAATTCATCGACGGGGGTCCAGCCGGCCACCAGCAGGCTGCCGTCCTCGCGGCGAACGATCTTCGCTTCGGCTCCTTCGCCCTCGTGGAATTCTCCGACAATCGCCTCGAGCACATCCATCGGGGTGATAATACCCTCGAAATGACCGTATTCATCATACACGAAAACCATATGCGCAGGGGTCTTGCGCAGCGTTTCGAGCACATCGAGCGCAGCCATCCCGTCGCGAACCACCGGCGCTTCGACGATCAGATCGCGCAGTTTCGGCACCGTGTCGGATGCTCCGGCATCAAGGAAATCGCGGGACTTGACGACACCGACGATGTCATCTGGCCCACCATCCCGCACAGGAAGACGTGAATGATCCGTTTCCCGAAAGCGCGCGACTACGGCCGCCGGATCATCCGTCATATCCACGAGTTCGACCTCGTGCCGAGGTACCATCAGCCCCCGCGCCGTGCGGTCGGCAATCCGCATCACCCCGGCGATCATATCGGTTTCAGCCGCTTCCATCACGCCGGCGGTGCGGGCCTCCGACAGGACCAGCCTGATCTCCTCATCCGTCACGCCGTTATCCGGGGTGCCGGACTGACCGAGAAGCGCGAGCACAATCTTGCCCGATTTGTCGAGCAGCCAGATCGCCGGCGCGGCAACAATCGAGATGGCATGGAGAAGCGGCGCGATCCGGGCTGCCGCGCTCTCGGGGTCACGAAGCGCGATCTGCTTGGGCACCAGCTCTCCGAAGACCAGCGACATATAGGTGATCGCGACCACGACGCCCCCGACACCGATGGCCTGCGCCAGGGTGGTGCTTAACCCGGCCGCTGCCAGGCCATCGGCCAACCGCACGCCGAGCGTCGCCCCAGAGAACGCACCGGACAGGATGCCGACCAGCGTAATGCCGATCTGCACGCTGGACAGGAACCTGCCGGGATCAGCCGCAAGCCGCATGGCGATCCCGGCTCCGCGATTGCCATTGTCGGCCATGACCTTGAGCCGCGCGGTGCGTGAGGAGACGACGGCAAGCTCGGACATGGCCAGAACGCCATTCACAAGCGTCAGGGTAAAAACGATCAGGATCTCAAGCAGCATGTTCTTGCGGTTCGAGCGCGGCTTTTGCTCTTGCGCATTCGCCACCTCAACGAAGCCTAAACCACGCCGAGCATGACGACCATGGAAATGACGTGCGCCTCCACGCTGCCGATGTGCAGGCATTGCAACAGCCCAGCACCAACCCCGAGAGATCAATGGATATCGCTGCAACAATGAGGTCACGCGTCGTCTTGCCAGAAGTAATCGCTCTGAGGCCCGCGCCAGATCGATATGTAATCGTGCTACAAGGTCGTGGCCAACTTCGACCGGAACGTGCGTGAGAATATTGCTGACAGACTGATAGTGGACGCTCGATAGAGTTTCCGTGTCAACGTTACGCGCGCGAAAGTACACACCACGACCCTCACGCCGGAGGGGGATCCGTGTGTGCTGCTCTCGACATCTGACTAATGCGGTGATGACGCCCAGACCTATTTAAGAGGGTCTTGGACGGCAATGGAGTAGACATAAATCTCATCACTATTGCGATACCGGTCTGCGTCGAGAATGGTCGTTCGATCGGGCACGAATTTATTGCCAGCCGCCATGTCTCCATTGTGCCCGAGAGTGGTGAATATTGTCCTTCTGTCAAATGCCGCGTTTTGCCGCAGCAGATGGGGAGGATGATGATCACTCTATAATCTATCACCGGCCCCATACTAGATATTGACCGGAAGCCTATTGGTGTGCCTAAATGGAGTGGCTATGGTGCCCCTGACTTGTCGGGGGTGAAAAGGGAAGCCGGTGCGAATCCGGCGCTGCCCCCGCAACTGTAAGCGGCAAGCAAGGTTGAGGACGCCACTGGGAAACCGGGAAGGCCAGCCGAGCGAAAACCCGCGAGCCAGGAGACCTGCCATGGCATGCGAACGACACCGGGCGGTGGGTCCGGCGGCGTGGTTTCGGGATGCCTTGCATCGCTGGCTCCATTCCGCGCCCCTGCCGCCACAATCACAAGGCAGAGGGCGACATGACCATCACCGTTTACTCCAAACCCGCTTGTGTGCAATGCACAGCGACAACCCGGGCGCTGGAAGCGCGCGGCCTTTCCTATAGCGTCATCGACCTGACCGAAGATGCCGAAGCGATGGAGCATGTGACCACCCTGGGTTATCGGCAGGCACCGGTCGTCATCGCGGGCGACGCGCATTGGGCGGGATTTCGTCCCGACATGATCAGCCGGTTGTCCTGATCGCGCTTGATGGGGCTGGTCTATTATTCTTCGGCCTCGGGCAACACGGTGCGTTTCGTGGCCGGGTTGGATATGGCGGCGGATCGCATTCCCTTGCGCCCGGCTGAGGCCATGCCCGAGCCCGTGAAGTCATTCGTATTGATTTGCCCGACCTTCGCCGATGGGCAAGGGCGGGGAGCAGTACCGAAACAGGTGATCCGCTTTCTGAACGATCCGACCCGCCGCGCCTTACTGCGCGGAGTCATTGGTGCGGGCAACCGCAGTTTCGGTGCGACATTCGCATTGGCTGCCCGCGTCATCGCCGAGAAATGTAATGTTCCGATGCTGTATCGCTTTGAATTGGCTGGGACGGAAACCGACAGGCTGCGCGTAAAAGCGGGGCTGACTGAACTCTGGGGGATGGAATGGTCGATACGATAAAGCCCGATCTGGACTATCACGCGCTGAATGCGATGCTGAACCTTTACGATTCTGAGGGGCGTATCCGGTTCGATGCGGACCGCATGGCCGCGCGTCAGTATTTCCTGCAGCATGTGAATCAGAACACCGTCTTTTTCCACTCGCTAGACGAAAAGCTGAACTATCTGGTCGATGAAGATTATTACGAACCACAGGTGCTGGAGCAATACAGCCGCGATTTCCTACATCGGATCTGGGCGGCGGCATTCGCCCGGAAATTCCGTTTTCCAACCTTTCTTGGCGCGTTTAAATATTACACGAGCTACACGCTGAAGACTCGTGATGGGCAGCGTTATCTGGAGCGCTACGAGGATCGGGTGGTCATGGTCGCTCTTGCGCTGGCTCACGGGGACGAAGACCTGGCCATGCGCTTCATGGAGGACATCCTGTCGGGACGCTTTCAACCGGCCACTCCGACTTTCCTGAACGCCGGAAAGAAAAGCCGGGGAGAACTGATCTCCTGTTTTCTCCTGCGGGTCGAGGACAACATGGAATCCATCGGCCGAGCGATCAATTCCTCGCTTCAGCTTTCCAAGCGCGGCGGCGGTGTGGCCCTGATGCTGACCAATATCCGCGAATCCGGCGCGCCGATCAAAGGCATCGAGAACCAGTCCTCGGGCATCATCCCGGTGATGAAGCTGCTTGAGGACAGCTTTTCCTATGCCAATCAGCTTGGCGCGCGGCAGGGCGCCGGGGCAGTTTATCTGAACGCGCATCATCCCGATATCCTGCGCTTTCTGGATACGAAACGGGAAAACGCCGACGAGAAAATCCGGATCAAGACGCTGTCGCTTGGGGTGGTAATCCCAGATATCACCTTTGAATTAGCCAAGAAGGACGAGGAGATGTATCTCTTCTCGCCCCATGATGTCGAACGCGTCTATGGACAGCCCTTCTCGGATATATCGGTGACGGAAAAATATGCTGAAATGGTGGATGACAAGCGCATTCGCAAGCACAAGATCAACGCAAGGGCGTTCTTTCAGACATTGGCCGAGATCCAGTTCGAGTCGGGCTATCCCTATATCATGTTCGAGGACACGGTGAACCGCGCCAACCCTGTGCATGGCCGCATCACCATGTCGAATCTGTGTTCCGAGATTTTACAAGTAAACGAGGCGTCCCGGTTCAATGACGATCTGAGCTATGCGCATCTGGGTACGGATATTTCCTGCAATCTCGGCTCGCTGAACATCGCCGCCACCATGGACGGCCCGGATTTCGGTGCCACCATCGAGACGGCGATCCGCGCCCTGACCGCCGTCAGTGAGATGTCGGCCATCGACTCGGTGCCTTCGATCCGGCGCGGCAATGACGAGGCGCATGCGGTGGGGCTGGGGCAGATGAATCTGCACGGGTTCCTCGCGCGCGAGCATATCCATTACGGCAGCCCCGAAGGTATCGAATTCACCAGTGTCTATTTCGCCGCTGTCGCCTACCATGCGATCCGGGCGTCGAACCTGCTGGCGCAAGAGAAAGGACGCAGTTTCAGGGGTTTCGATAAATCGACCTATGCCGACGGATCGTTCTTCGACAAATATACCCGCCACGACTGGCATCCGAAGCTGCCCGATGTCGTCCGGGTCTTCGAAGGCATTACCCTGCCAACGCGCGAGGATTGGGCTGCCCTTCGGGAAATGGTGATGAAGCACGGGCTGTACAATCGCAATCTGCAGGCAGTGCCGCCGACCGGCTCGATCAGCTATATCAACAATTCGACAAGCTCGATCCATCCGATCGCCTCGAAGATCGAGATCCGCAAAGAGGGCAAGATCGGCCGCGTCTATTATCCGGCAGCTTTCATGAGCAACGAGAATCTCGAATACTACCGTGACGCCTATGAGATCGGCCCCGAGGCGATCATCGACACCTATGCGGCGGCCACCGAACATGTCGATCAGGGCATGTCGCTGACGCTGTTCTTTCCTGCGGACGCCACGACGCGCGATATCAACCGCGCCCAGATCTATGCGTGGAAGAAGGGGATCAAGACGATCTATTACGTCCGGCTGCGTCAGGATGCGTTGGAAGGAACGGAGGTTCAGGGCTGCGTGTCATGCACATTGTAAGGCTTGCCGCCCGGTGCGGGCGCGCCTTTGGAACAGATATCGAAATCAGGAATGAAGGGGGTTCTTCGATATGAAGGATCAGGTCATGCGGCAACCGCAGCGGGCGGTGAACTGGAACCGGCTGGAGGACGACAAGGATCTCGAGGTCTGGAACCGTCTGACGGTGAATTTCTGGCTGCCTGAGAAAGTGCCGTTGTCCAATGATGTGCAAAGCTGGGCCACCCTGCGCCCGGAAGAACGCAAACTGACCATCCGCGTCTTCACCGGGCTCACGCTGCTGGATACCGTGCAGAACAGCATCGGCGCACCGCTTCTGATGGGGGATGCGATCACCCCGCATGAAGAGGCCGTGCTGTCGAATATCGCCTTCATGGAGGCGGTTCACGCGCGTTCCTATTCCTCAATCTTTTCGACGCTGTGCATGACGAAAGAAGTCGACGAAGCCTTCCGCTGGTCCGAGGAAAACTCGCATTTGCAAGCCAAGGCGCGGCTGATCCTGGATGAATACGAGTCGGACACAGATCCGCTGAAACGCAAGATCGCCAGCGTGTTTCTGGAAAGCTTCCTGTTCTATTCGGGCTTCTACTTGCCAATGTACTGGTCCAGCCGCGCAAAATTGACCAATACCGCCGATCTGATCCGCCTGATCATCCGTGATGAAGCCGTACATGGTTATTATATCGGCTATAAATATCAGCGCGGGCTTGCGCGGCTGGACGAGGCGGATCAGGCAAGGATGAAGGATTTCGCCTTTTCGCTGATCTTCGATCTCTACGATATCGAGGTGAAATATACCGCCGAACTATATGACAGCCTCGGATTGACCGAGGATGTGAAGGCATTCCTGCATTACAACGCCAACAAGGCTTTGCAGAATCTGGGCTATGAGGCGCTGTTCCCGCCGCAGGTCTGCGAGGTCAACCCGGCAATCATGGCCGCCCTTTCGCCCGATAGCGAGAACCACGATTTCT
This region of Paracoccus saliphilus genomic DNA includes:
- the traA gene encoding Ti-type conjugative transfer relaxase TraA — encoded protein: MAIYHLSVQIMSRKTGRSAVAAAAYRAGARLRDNRLDREQNFSRKRGVVHSEVLLPENAPEIWKDRERLWNDVEAVELRKDAQLAREVEFAIPREMNKAQATELARDFAQSEFVDQGMVADLNVHWDVVEDGMPKPHAHVMLTMREVDESGFGKKNRDWNRTEMVERWRERWAEHVNERLMELDIDARIDHRSLEAQGIALEPQTQIGASAQRIEIEGMDTADRAEMHREIARDNGARIIADPSIALDAITHQQSSFTRRDMARFAHRYSDSIDQFNEVMGAMGRSPDLVELGQDLRGQDRFTTRDMIEAEQRLHRAAELMAEKELHGVSDRDRERALARAATRGLVLSGEQGDALAHVTEGRGLGIVVGYAGTGKSAMLGVAREAWEAAGYEVRGVALSGIAAENLESGSCIASRTIASMEHGWAQGRDLLTARDVLVLDEAGMVGTRQLERVLSQAAERGAKVVLVGDPQQLQSIEAGAAFRSLHERHGGIEIGEVRRQREGWQRDATRDLATGRTRDAIRAYDGQDMVHAAQTRGQARDDLITGWDRDRQAAPDTSRIILTHTNAEVRELNEAARQKMREAGDLGADVDLTVERGARRFARGDRVMFLQNERGLGVKNGTLGTIEQVSSRSMSVRTDNGADISFDLKDYNRIDHGYAATIHKAQGMTVDRTHVLATPGLDAHGSYVAMSRHREQMDLHYGRDDFASRDRLIRTLSRDRAKDMALDYDQPRDPVQDYAERRGISFRARVVEVIRKFVPERVRDRIDGVFDGARSAGGDVHSSEGRQQPERGRVGPELARQDPHIPENETSEDRERALRRARTQALVRHARAVDTIFEAQERGGKAGPEQMMTLREARKHLEELRPFGAHDAEAAYRKDPDLAREAATGQVRRSVRALQLETELRTSPERRADRFVSRWQKLDRAVELRYAAGDYSGYHAARTEMGEMARSLERDPQLESLLANRKRELGIAFESGRRLGRELAFHHGIDLGRGRGLGL
- a CDS encoding conjugal transfer protein TraD — its product is MRKPRNFDAELKALEAKAKELKARKVQQLGELVIATGTDALSAEELAGALVALAEITDTGKKEAWAKRGAAFFRSKSRRSAKAPDRDGGSDQTQPGGAQPASGGAGAA
- a CDS encoding conjugal transfer protein TraD, giving the protein MRSWQVERRKRTRHLIELGGLVVKAGIVDLTGDDRAMILGALIWMAEKLKSEDGERARELWSGMGKEGFEAERTPDAPTTSRLQQDQA
- a CDS encoding pore-forming ESAT-6 family protein, producing MIRSIIVASTIMMSSTMGFAQEAAQAPEMTEAEMEQAYLAIRNQLGILKHCEEQGFVGAEAVAAQLDVLATLPDGDVEAGEAAEQRGLDGTIDMPGQEMSLEDFAAQQGGTAEGVCQAVGDAVMQHTPQQ
- a CDS encoding hemolysin family protein, which produces MLLEILIVFTLTLVNGVLAMSELAVVSSRTARLKVMADNGNRGAGIAMRLAADPGRFLSSVQIGITLVGILSGAFSGATLGVRLADGLAAAGLSTTLAQAIGVGGVVVAITYMSLVFGELVPKQIALRDPESAAARIAPLLHAISIVAAPAIWLLDKSGKIVLALLGQSGTPDNGVTDEEIRLVLSEARTAGVMEAAETDMIAGVMRIADRTARGLMVPRHEVELVDMTDDPAAVVARFRETDHSRLPVRDGGPDDIVGVVKSRDFLDAGASDTVPKLRDLIVEAPVVRDGMAALDVLETLRKTPAHMVFVYDEYGHFEGIITPMDVLEAIVGEFHEGEGAEAKIVRREDGSLLVAGWTPVDEFAEHIGLVLDGDRDYATVAGLVLEKLGMLPQPGEHFELGGWQIEVVDVDGRRIDKLLVQRKTV
- the nrdH gene encoding glutaredoxin-like protein NrdH; this translates as MTITVYSKPACVQCTATTRALEARGLSYSVIDLTEDAEAMEHVTTLGYRQAPVVIAGDAHWAGFRPDMISRLS
- the nrdI gene encoding class Ib ribonucleoside-diphosphate reductase assembly flavoprotein NrdI, with the translated sequence MMGLVYYSSASGNTVRFVAGLDMAADRIPLRPAEAMPEPVKSFVLICPTFADGQGRGAVPKQVIRFLNDPTRRALLRGVIGAGNRSFGATFALAARVIAEKCNVPMLYRFELAGTETDRLRVKAGLTELWGMEWSIR
- the nrdE gene encoding class 1b ribonucleoside-diphosphate reductase subunit alpha, with translation MVDTIKPDLDYHALNAMLNLYDSEGRIRFDADRMAARQYFLQHVNQNTVFFHSLDEKLNYLVDEDYYEPQVLEQYSRDFLHRIWAAAFARKFRFPTFLGAFKYYTSYTLKTRDGQRYLERYEDRVVMVALALAHGDEDLAMRFMEDILSGRFQPATPTFLNAGKKSRGELISCFLLRVEDNMESIGRAINSSLQLSKRGGGVALMLTNIRESGAPIKGIENQSSGIIPVMKLLEDSFSYANQLGARQGAGAVYLNAHHPDILRFLDTKRENADEKIRIKTLSLGVVIPDITFELAKKDEEMYLFSPHDVERVYGQPFSDISVTEKYAEMVDDKRIRKHKINARAFFQTLAEIQFESGYPYIMFEDTVNRANPVHGRITMSNLCSEILQVNEASRFNDDLSYAHLGTDISCNLGSLNIAATMDGPDFGATIETAIRALTAVSEMSAIDSVPSIRRGNDEAHAVGLGQMNLHGFLAREHIHYGSPEGIEFTSVYFAAVAYHAIRASNLLAQEKGRSFRGFDKSTYADGSFFDKYTRHDWHPKLPDVVRVFEGITLPTREDWAALREMVMKHGLYNRNLQAVPPTGSISYINNSTSSIHPIASKIEIRKEGKIGRVYYPAAFMSNENLEYYRDAYEIGPEAIIDTYAAATEHVDQGMSLTLFFPADATTRDINRAQIYAWKKGIKTIYYVRLRQDALEGTEVQGCVSCTL
- the nrdF gene encoding class 1b ribonucleoside-diphosphate reductase subunit beta, encoding MRQPQRAVNWNRLEDDKDLEVWNRLTVNFWLPEKVPLSNDVQSWATLRPEERKLTIRVFTGLTLLDTVQNSIGAPLLMGDAITPHEEAVLSNIAFMEAVHARSYSSIFSTLCMTKEVDEAFRWSEENSHLQAKARLILDEYESDTDPLKRKIASVFLESFLFYSGFYLPMYWSSRAKLTNTADLIRLIIRDEAVHGYYIGYKYQRGLARLDEADQARMKDFAFSLIFDLYDIEVKYTAELYDSLGLTEDVKAFLHYNANKALQNLGYEALFPPQVCEVNPAIMAALSPDSENHDFFSGSGSSYVIGKTIATEDEDWDF